Proteins from a single region of Psychrobacter cryohalolentis K5:
- a CDS encoding UDP-N-acetylglucosamine acyltransferase has product MNNNAQIHPSAVIHEGVIIEDDVYIGPNCIIGYPPEDKAVFPQTPYTVHICSGTKITGNVTIDAGTIKNTYIGNDCFLMKGAYVAHDVVIGNNVTLSSHVMLGGHVEVMEGANLGMGCIIHQRQKIWHYCMIGMGAIVTKKLVIEPFSIYVGNPAKKIGTNDKGIEKSGIDERAMATIQEEFNARR; this is encoded by the coding sequence ATGAATAATAATGCGCAAATACACCCTTCAGCAGTAATTCATGAAGGCGTTATCATTGAAGATGATGTTTATATAGGTCCCAACTGTATCATTGGCTATCCACCCGAAGATAAAGCTGTGTTTCCTCAAACGCCATACACCGTTCATATATGTTCAGGTACGAAAATTACAGGAAATGTGACTATTGATGCTGGAACTATCAAAAACACATACATCGGAAATGATTGCTTTTTAATGAAAGGTGCTTATGTAGCACATGATGTAGTGATTGGGAATAATGTCACTCTATCTAGCCATGTTATGCTTGGAGGCCATGTAGAAGTCATGGAGGGCGCTAACTTAGGTATGGGCTGTATTATTCATCAGCGTCAAAAAATTTGGCATTATTGCATGATAGGTATGGGTGCAATTGTCACTAAAAAACTAGTTATTGAGCCTTTCTCTATATACGTTGGCAACCCAGCAAAGAAAATAGGAACGAATGATAAAGGTATTGAGAAAAGTGGGATTGACGAAAGAGCAATGGCTACTATACAAGAAGAATTCAACGCAAGAAGGTAA
- a CDS encoding DegT/DnrJ/EryC1/StrS family aminotransferase has product MMQFIDLVAQQDRIKDKLNTNIQKVLAHGQYILGPEVHELEEKLSAYTGAKYCITCANGTDALQIAQMVFGIGPGDEVITPGFTYIATAETVAVLGAKPIYVDINPKTYNLDVEQLEAAITPRTKAIIGVSLYGQCADYDAINAIAAKYNIPVIEDAAQSFGASYKGRKSCNLTTIACTSFFPSKPLGCYGDGGAIFTSDEALATVMRQIARHGQDRRYHHIRVGVNSRLDTLQAAILLPKLEILDDEMQVRQRVAETYNQFFIEADITTIPFIESHNQSAWAQYTIQVDNRDEIQAKLREQGIPTAVHYPIPLNKQPAVADTNAVLPVGDEVAERVMSLPMHPYMQTTDIKTICNSF; this is encoded by the coding sequence ATGATGCAGTTTATTGATTTAGTCGCTCAGCAGGATAGGATAAAAGATAAATTAAATACCAATATCCAAAAGGTATTGGCTCATGGTCAATATATTTTAGGCCCTGAGGTTCATGAGCTTGAAGAAAAGCTGTCAGCATATACAGGTGCTAAATATTGCATCACTTGTGCCAATGGGACTGATGCGCTACAAATCGCCCAGATGGTATTTGGTATAGGGCCTGGAGACGAGGTAATCACGCCAGGATTTACTTATATTGCGACAGCAGAGACGGTTGCTGTACTAGGTGCCAAACCTATCTATGTAGATATCAATCCAAAGACTTATAACCTAGATGTCGAGCAGCTTGAAGCTGCTATTACGCCACGTACCAAAGCCATTATTGGGGTTAGTCTTTATGGGCAGTGCGCAGACTATGATGCTATTAATGCTATCGCAGCGAAATATAATATTCCGGTCATTGAAGATGCCGCGCAGAGCTTTGGTGCTAGCTATAAAGGTAGAAAGTCTTGTAATTTAACGACGATTGCCTGTACTAGCTTTTTCCCTAGTAAGCCGCTAGGTTGCTACGGTGATGGTGGTGCTATCTTTACCAGTGATGAGGCGCTAGCGACTGTAATGCGCCAAATAGCACGCCATGGTCAAGATCGCCGCTATCATCATATCCGAGTAGGAGTTAATAGTCGTTTAGATACCTTACAAGCCGCAATACTGCTGCCTAAGCTTGAAATCCTAGATGATGAGATGCAAGTACGGCAACGTGTGGCAGAGACTTATAACCAGTTCTTTATTGAAGCGGATATTACGACGATACCATTTATCGAATCACACAATCAGAGTGCGTGGGCGCAATATACTATCCAAGTTGATAATCGTGATGAGATACAAGCTAAGCTAAGAGAGCAAGGTATCCCGACAGCAGTACATTATCCTATTCCTTTAAATAAGCAGCCTGCGGTTGCTGATACAAATGCAGTATTACCAGTAGGTGATGAAGTTGCTGAGCGAGTGATGAGTTTGCCGATGCACCCATATATGCAAACTACAGATATTAAAACTATTTGTAATTCATTTTAA
- a CDS encoding NAD-dependent epimerase/dehydratase family protein — MIELTGKKIFITGGAGFIGSTLIGRLIENNEMIVYDNLERNTLKSQPFANHKNLTLIQGNVLDQEKIIEAAKGSEIFIHAAAIAGIDNTVKSPVRTMTVNMIGTANALEAAHQAGTVQRFLEFSTSEVFGSRAYRVDELNSTTTGAVGEARWTYAVSKLAGEHLTHAYNREHGLPTVTFRPFNVYGPGQIGEGAISIMIRKALNNEDIYIFGDGSQIRAWCYVDDMIDALMKALSVPQAIGESFNIGNARAITTIYGLAQTICRVLNSKSEIIFREALSADIELRIPNVDKSEELLGFKAQVDLEEGLIRTADWLSANMNDLPVMPDMFLKEK; from the coding sequence ATGATTGAACTTACGGGCAAGAAAATATTCATCACAGGTGGTGCGGGATTTATTGGATCAACTCTAATCGGTAGATTAATCGAAAACAACGAAATGATCGTTTATGATAATTTAGAACGTAACACTTTGAAAAGTCAACCCTTTGCTAATCATAAAAATCTAACATTAATACAGGGCAATGTGTTAGATCAAGAAAAAATTATTGAAGCAGCAAAAGGTAGTGAGATATTTATACATGCCGCCGCTATAGCAGGTATTGATAATACTGTTAAAAGTCCAGTTCGTACTATGACAGTAAATATGATTGGAACTGCCAATGCGCTTGAAGCCGCACATCAAGCAGGCACTGTACAAAGATTTCTAGAGTTTTCAACTTCAGAGGTGTTTGGTTCTAGAGCTTATAGGGTAGACGAGCTAAATTCTACTACTACAGGAGCAGTTGGTGAAGCCCGTTGGACGTATGCAGTAAGTAAACTTGCTGGTGAACACTTAACTCATGCTTATAATCGTGAGCATGGATTACCGACTGTTACTTTTAGGCCTTTTAACGTTTACGGACCTGGACAGATTGGTGAAGGTGCCATCTCTATTATGATTCGTAAAGCCCTAAATAATGAAGATATTTATATTTTTGGTGATGGTTCTCAAATCAGAGCGTGGTGTTATGTAGATGATATGATTGATGCCTTGATGAAAGCATTATCTGTACCTCAAGCGATAGGAGAGTCTTTCAATATTGGTAACGCAAGAGCAATAACAACTATTTATGGTTTAGCCCAAACCATTTGTCGAGTGCTTAACTCAAAGTCAGAAATAATATTTAGAGAGGCGCTTTCTGCAGATATTGAACTGCGTATACCCAATGTTGATAAATCTGAAGAGTTATTGGGCTTTAAAGCACAAGTAGACTTAGAAGAAGGTTTAATTCGTACAGCAGACTGGCTATCAGCTAATATGAATGATTTGCCAGTAATGCCAGATATGTTTTTGAAGGAAAAATAA
- a CDS encoding DegT/DnrJ/EryC1/StrS family aminotransferase, with protein sequence MIKLSQPTIPEAAIERVSEILRSGQLVHGEECESFEQELASFLGVKHALVVSNGTAALHLALLALDIGVGDAVIVPDFTFAATANIVEMTGAKAIIVDVDIETYNMDSELLESCIQSWSGPEKLKAIMPVLEFGNPHGLKKYREIANKYNLALIEDAACALGAKEQDVMVGTVGDMGCFSFHPRKTLTTGEGGALVTNNDQLYEKAKLLRSHGMMRGEFGIEFRCIGLNYRLTNFQAAIGRAILPKLNGWIERRRELATIYEDALAPLEQQGLIRLPKIVEGHSVQTYMIVLSDQFNRTEVMKALKEGGIESSLGAQSMSELKLFNHDSNTKSNYIIGPKLYIYGLALPLHEHLNIDDVNKITETLEQILLK encoded by the coding sequence ATGATTAAGCTCTCACAGCCTACAATTCCAGAAGCAGCAATTGAGCGTGTTAGTGAAATTCTACGAAGTGGGCAACTTGTTCATGGTGAAGAATGTGAAAGCTTTGAACAAGAATTAGCGAGTTTTCTTGGTGTAAAGCACGCTTTAGTGGTAAGTAACGGTACTGCTGCACTCCATCTCGCTTTATTAGCTTTAGACATTGGAGTTGGCGATGCTGTTATCGTCCCTGACTTCACCTTTGCTGCTACTGCTAATATCGTAGAAATGACAGGTGCTAAAGCCATTATCGTTGATGTGGATATCGAAACTTACAATATGGATTCTGAGCTATTAGAGTCTTGTATTCAATCATGGTCTGGCCCTGAAAAACTAAAAGCGATTATGCCTGTTTTAGAATTTGGCAATCCTCATGGACTAAAAAAGTATCGTGAAATTGCTAATAAATATAATTTAGCATTGATAGAAGATGCAGCTTGTGCTTTAGGCGCAAAAGAACAAGATGTCATGGTTGGAACCGTAGGGGATATGGGGTGTTTTTCATTCCATCCTCGAAAAACTCTGACAACAGGTGAGGGTGGCGCTTTAGTGACTAATAATGATCAGCTTTATGAGAAGGCGAAGCTATTAAGAAGTCACGGAATGATGCGTGGTGAGTTTGGTATAGAGTTTAGATGTATTGGCCTAAACTACAGACTTACTAATTTTCAAGCAGCTATTGGTAGAGCAATATTACCTAAACTGAACGGTTGGATAGAAAGAAGACGTGAATTAGCTACTATTTATGAAGATGCGCTAGCTCCTTTAGAGCAGCAAGGATTAATTCGGTTACCTAAAATAGTTGAAGGGCACAGTGTTCAAACTTATATGATAGTGCTTTCTGATCAGTTTAATAGAACTGAAGTAATGAAAGCGTTGAAAGAGGGTGGCATTGAATCCAGTTTAGGCGCTCAAAGTATGAGTGAGTTGAAATTATTCAACCATGATAGTAATACTAAATCTAACTATATTATTGGTCCTAAATTATATATATATGGTTTGGCATTACCATTACATGAGCATCTAAATATAGATGATGTAAATAAAATTACAGAAACCCTTGAACAGATTTTATTAAAATGA
- a CDS encoding acyltransferase, whose amino-acid sequence MILLKELKELFFLRTTYYLKKYNRSLPFGDMIVDRWDKAKLLGFGEGTSIYDSSIVLGEVKVGKDTWIGPNTILDGSGGGLIIGSNCSISAGVQIYTHDTVRKSLSGGKADIDKASTRIGSDCYLGPNTIIVKGVKIGDRVVVGANSLVLKDIPSDCKVFGSPAVIITDSLNYQRNNI is encoded by the coding sequence ATGATTTTATTAAAAGAATTAAAGGAATTGTTTTTCTTACGTACTACATATTACTTAAAAAAATACAATCGTTCTCTTCCATTTGGGGACATGATCGTTGATCGCTGGGATAAAGCAAAGTTGCTTGGTTTTGGTGAAGGCACAAGTATATACGATAGTAGTATTGTATTAGGTGAAGTCAAGGTAGGTAAAGATACCTGGATAGGACCTAATACAATATTAGATGGCTCTGGAGGAGGACTTATAATAGGTAGTAACTGCTCCATATCTGCAGGTGTTCAAATATATACGCATGATACAGTCAGAAAGTCTTTATCTGGTGGTAAAGCTGATATAGACAAGGCTTCAACGAGGATAGGAAGCGACTGTTATCTTGGACCAAATACTATTATTGTTAAGGGGGTTAAGATAGGGGATAGGGTTGTCGTGGGTGCTAATAGTTTAGTTCTAAAAGATATACCATCAGATTGTAAAGTATTTGGAAGTCCCGCAGTTATAATAACTGATAGTTTAAATTATCAAAGAAATAATATTTAA
- a CDS encoding glycosyltransferase family 1 protein gives MKKIFIGPCEIAGYYSNLMKGFSNIGLDAKFHTYQNHPFGYGGESKPTILLAIIKFLSTKQQECNLLTIKIPIFIVSELTKFLFFIDVIRKYDVLIFGFGQTLTRFTRFELFIYKVFDKKIIFNIMHGSESRPPYIDGTHQSKDGTLVPTSKAYRAITRKIKKNNRNISDYADVIVGAPYSTSQFIRKKYINHFSIGLPIYNKALFIDTFEKKYSIEDRSNKKVRILHSPSHPAVKGTSLIIDAINNLKDKGYNIDFILLQNKPNSEVIEEIKKCDFIVDQLYSDTPLATFATEAAWFGKPAIVGGYGLESLKNYVKEDMWPPSKICYPDDIEKNIEELIVDTEQRKILGEKAKIFVREKWSINEVALKYKKIIEGNIPSEWMIDPKEIIYLEGVGQSSELTKRIVNRMIVNYGIDSLQLKDRSDLEHAFIEFISKD, from the coding sequence ATGAAAAAAATATTTATTGGGCCTTGCGAAATTGCAGGTTATTATAGTAATTTAATGAAGGGGTTTTCTAATATAGGTCTTGATGCTAAATTTCATACCTATCAAAATCATCCATTCGGTTATGGAGGTGAATCAAAACCAACAATTTTACTTGCTATTATAAAGTTCTTATCAACTAAACAGCAGGAGTGTAATCTATTGACTATAAAAATACCTATTTTTATAGTTTCAGAGTTAACAAAGTTTTTGTTTTTCATAGATGTAATAAGAAAATATGATGTTTTGATTTTTGGTTTTGGCCAAACGCTAACTAGATTTACAAGGTTTGAGCTCTTTATATATAAGGTTTTTGATAAAAAAATAATATTTAATATTATGCATGGATCAGAGTCTAGACCACCATATATTGACGGCACACACCAGAGCAAGGATGGAACTCTAGTTCCAACATCTAAGGCATATAGGGCTATTACACGTAAAATAAAAAAAAATAACCGTAACATATCAGATTATGCCGATGTAATAGTTGGGGCGCCATATAGTACAAGCCAGTTTATTAGAAAAAAATATATTAATCACTTTTCTATTGGGCTCCCAATATATAATAAAGCTTTATTTATTGATACATTCGAAAAAAAATATTCAATTGAGGATCGAAGTAATAAAAAAGTTAGAATACTACATTCACCTAGTCATCCAGCAGTAAAGGGAACAAGTTTAATTATTGATGCAATCAATAATTTAAAAGATAAAGGGTATAATATTGATTTTATACTATTACAAAATAAACCTAATTCTGAGGTAATAGAAGAAATTAAAAAGTGTGATTTTATTGTTGATCAATTATATTCGGATACACCTTTGGCTACTTTTGCTACTGAAGCAGCTTGGTTTGGTAAACCTGCAATTGTTGGTGGTTACGGTCTTGAATCTTTAAAAAATTATGTGAAAGAAGATATGTGGCCTCCTTCGAAAATTTGTTATCCAGATGATATAGAAAAGAACATAGAAGAACTAATTGTTGATACTGAACAGCGAAAAATTTTAGGTGAAAAAGCAAAAATATTTGTAAGAGAGAAGTGGAGCATAAATGAAGTGGCTCTAAAGTATAAAAAAATTATTGAGGGTAATATTCCTAGTGAATGGATGATTGATCCTAAAGAAATTATCTATCTGGAAGGAGTAGGTCAGAGCTCTGAATTAACTAAGAGAATTGTTAACCGAATGATTGTTAATTATGGTATTGACTCTCTACAATTAAAAGATCGTTCTGATCTTGAACATGCATTTATTGAATTTATTAGTAAAGATTAA